DNA sequence from the Malus domestica chromosome 11, GDT2T_hap1 genome:
TTCAAATTAAACTTTTGATATGGTGTACCAGTTATGCAAAGCAAAACAATAAAAGAGTACTGGCGAGAATGCAGATGCAGGATTTTATTTCCAACACAGAATAGCTACCGGCACAGGCACCATCATGCTTGCTTGCTACAATATAGATCAAAACTTGAAGAACAAAGAAAGCAACACGTATTTAGAAAGCTCCGAATGCCAAAACATAACATGCACAGGTAGAGACGTCACAGTTCACTCTCCAATTTACCCTCACTGTTTCATACATTATATCCCTACTACAGTAACAAGTAAAAACGCTAAACTTCGACAGAGCTGTGTAACCTACAGTACTTTCCCTTATTAATTATGGTGAAGCAGGAACCGTGTCAGTGCCAGAAATGTGGGAGGCAGCATCCTCTTTTGCCATTTCAACGTAGTTCATAGGAGCGACGGGCCTAAGATCTCTCTTCCCATCTTTCACTACAGACCTGCTTCCATTTTGATGAGCATTAAGTGAAAGCCGTCTGCTAGGAGTTCCATTGGGGCCACCATTTGCACGAGGACCTACTACCTTCTTTGTGCCAACTGGTCGAGCAGGGCTAGGCTTTGAACCAAATATGGTTTCTTGTTCTGTATGTTGTAGCTCTTGGTACTTCTTCTGATCCTGCAAAATCCATCAGACATAATCCCATTTGATACATGATGACAATAAAGTCAGACTGCTATGTAATAACCAAAACCATACACGCTACAGTAATGTCAGATTAGGATTTGGGTCATATAAAACGCAACTGGTTTCATACTCAGGCACATATCAGAACTCGTACAATGATCGGTGAAAATGTAATCACCTCATATAATCATCAATGAGCATTTGATTATCTATTCAAGTAAAACGTACCCTCATCCTCcgtttctcttcttctctttcttgccTCAGCATGGCATACTCATCCAGCATAGCAAGGAGAGGAACACCATCATAAGTAAATGATATGCCACGCTCTTCCTCCCACCCACGTGTTTTGGCTACCAACGTGTCTACAAGAGCTGCGTTGCcaagaaaatgaaataataagaatttgGAGGTAATGGGTAATCAGGGGGTGCTAATTGGCAACAATGCActgtttaattttcttttatcaatAACAATATTACAGGCCACACAAAACTTCCATATGCTTATGAGCCACACTTTTTGTCAGTCCTGCATCTGTAAGATACAGTCATAATAATTGTGTTATCCCTTGATTCTACACATACCTGGAATTTTGTTAACCAGAATTCGTGCTTTCTCTGCACGCTTGAGGTTTAGGTGCGCACCTCTACTCGCATTATACCTGTTTTCATCCTGTTCGAGCAACAAAATGTTGGTTAGAATGAAACACTTCAAACGGTTCAAGTATAAAGAATCAGAAAAATTCAAGTGGGCTGCATAAATGCGAAGTAGATTCTCCTCAGCCAGTTAGTGGTTTAATGATTAAATGACTACACCAACCACCCTGAAAAGGCAAGACTCCAAGCCAAGAACACACATACGCCCAACCTCCCCCCAAGGCCCCTTTTACCGAAGTCCAACCATGAAATGATCACGTTTTCCTGTATGATTAAATATAGTTTGGTAGGTGGTTAAAATGTTAGGACTCTCCGCAGGCACTGGCCAGGCCCTTTTTACCAAGTAGCTTCATTCTTGGAACTATTAAGTGGCAATAATTAATTCAAGCATGGCTACCATCTACTGTAATTACAAAGAACAAGCATCACAGGTATAAAATCTCTGATTCCACCAGCTCTAGTAGTACGGTAATATCAGTCTCTTTATTAAGGGAAAGGTCTAGGTAGTTCAACCTCCGATGATGGGGAGCAGACAAGAAAGGCGAAGGGTATATGAATTCCTCAAATCCCCACTCCCTAATACACATGCACACGTAAGCAGATATATTTTGAGAGAGGGTTTATTTACGCGATTGTAGTCCTCAAGCCAACTCTCTTCCTCACAGGCTGACATCCATTTCTCAACCTTGTCCAGTATATCCTTTCTGCTTAGAGCTTCATCCATCGCTTTCGCTATCTGATCATCCATGTCAGCCAGTAATTCAGTAGGTTCGACATTCCCCGAATCAATGAGTTCCATAATCTTTTCTCTGGCAGCTTCTGTATCTATTTCTACATGAGCTCGAGCAAATATCTCCTCTAGCTCTGCTTGCTTCTTGAACGCAATTTCTTTCATCCTGCTTGACTTCAGCTGATCGAGCCGGTCAACTTCAACCTcagtctgaaaaaaaaaatcaaagaaatgaGTAAACCATGATACATTATTTAACAAACCATTGAACATCAATATGCTTCATATACCTGTTCAATCAGATCCAGCGCAAGAGACCCAGGAACAGTCACTTCATCTACTGAAGCTGATATGTTACAGGTTACATGTTCAAATAATCTCCTTTCCTCGTCAGGGGTATCCATCAGATTCCACAGATCAATGAGCTGAGTTGCTGACTCTTGAAGCTTCAGAGCAAAGACACAAGTCAATTTTAATTCAAAGATCCAAcaatcattgtttttttttttggtaaacacaATAATTGTTTGTACAAGCACAATAAatggaaaaaaagggaaaaagaataCCTTATGCAGCCTCTgttccttatcttcttttagTGCTAAGACAGTCCTTGCCAGCCTAGATAGAGTATCATTGCTAATGCTTTTGGTACGCACACCAGTTGAGTCATTTAAGCTAGGATGAACCTCTGTAACAGTACTCAAGAAGTCCAGTCCAAGTACAGCACAAAGATCGTGCACTGTGCTCACGAATTCAAGCACCTTGTGCAATCTTTCACTCTGCCAGATCAAATGAGCAATTAACATTATCATTGTATTCCACATGAACTGTAGACTACTGTGATAGTGCACATGTCATGTTCACGAGGACAAgatatttttaccttttccttttgAAGATCATGAAGTTGGGATTGAAATTCATCTAATTTCTTCAGGGATAGATCAGACTCATCAACCGCAGGACTGTCGCTGAGATTCGAGTTCCCAGCAATTTCTCCACAAATCTTCTGAATTTGAGACTGAACATCAGTAAACTCCTtcactctctcctctttctGTTCCCACAGCTGTTCCAGTAGTGGCGCTATAGCCCCAAGCTGTTCCTTGATTGTCCCTGAAGTCTTCTCAGGCTGTAATCAAATTAACAGTTCACTATTACTTACCATATACTTTGATAGTACTATTAACATGCTTTAATGTAGCAATAACAAATCATCAGCACATATGAGGAAGATGTATGCAAGTACTCACAACTCCGGTAAAACTTTTTTCTCCAAGAGCTGATAGAAGACTGGAAAGTTCAAGTCTGGAATCAGACAATGCCTGAAGAAGCTGTGCCCTTGACTTAGCTGCCAGCTCGACCTTCCTCTTGTATACATCAAGGCACTCTTGCTCTAACTGAAGAAGCATTTTGTCTCGTTCTTCATCACTCTCGCCAACTTCATTCCAAATTTCCTAAATAAAATCATGGATTCGTTCAACAGCTAACCTTCAAAGTACATACAAAGAAGCGGTGGGGAAGAAAAAGACAAACAACCAAacgtaaaaatataaattaccTGCAGTTTCTGCAGCAAAGAACCACAAGTGGTTTCTCCAACACGAGGATTTTGAGCATCCGCGACAGCCATTTTTGCTTAGACTAAAACCTAAACTGCATCATCGAAAATTTCAAAAGGCATTCTATGCTTTTTTGAAAACAGCAAGTGAGAACTTGACCAGACAAATAATGCACATATACTTTGGCTTCAGTCATATAAGATGCTAGCTAATCTGCAAAAGGACTCTAGCATAAAAAAGATCACAAGCATGAAAGAacctcagaagacgaaggcaatactGAGTAGCCATGTTCAAGCCCAACCATCAGTTAAGTATTAAAAATCAAAACACAGATTCTCTAAACATTAGTACAAAGATAACCCTCTATATTTCTTCTGGGTTCTGGAAATCACATCTATCAACGACGAATACCTTGAACCCAGAAGAACTAAATTTTGGTAAAAATTGAAGTTCCAAACACAGATCACACTACTCACATCATGTTACGGACTAAACAAAACTACAATCCAAGTACCAAGTCAAAGAACCATAAACAATTGAACCATATCATTAGTTTTCTTCCTTTGAATTTGGAGTgtcaagaaagaaaactaaagatTCCAAATCTTAAAAACCTCAACAAAGAATACAATAATCAAGACAGGAAACTTCTTTTCCTCCCATTTTCTCATCACCAAAAACAAAGCACTAATCTTGGTAGTACATTACACTAAATACCACTTAATTAACCAAATCAAATCACTAAATCCAAGATTCCAAGTTCATAACCAGCAACCAATCATCAAGAACAAAACTCATCAAGCCCAATCCCAAATACAAACCCCACTAACAAAATCACCCAAAATTCACTACAGTAAACACAAAACCCACCAAGAAATTACCCCCAGAAAAAATGCATTACCCACCAAAAACCCATTAACCCCCACATTCAATCAAGAACCCAAACACATCAGATCCCTCAAGAACTTGAACAAACACCTAAAAACCCAAGAAAACACACAGAAAAGCTGAGAGAGAGTAGCAGAGAAAATGCTTACTAGGTCGTCCTTAAAGGTAAGGGATTTCTGGCGTTTGTGGGTTTTTCAGATCTAAAAGAGTGAGTGCCTGTTCTTCCTCAGTGCAatctctgagagtgagagtgatggAAGCTAACTAAGGACAGAGAAGGAAAGATAGGAAAACAACAGTGTGCAGGTGATGGATGGGACAAAGATGGGGCCCTTATATAACATAATCTAAAAATGTTGCTAAAATTTCTATTAGTAATGCCCAGCATTTGGTTGTTATTTACGATTTTGGCACTGTGGGAGAGTGAATAGGAGGTTTGCTGGTTTGACTGGTTTTTTGTCTGGGTCTGGGATGGTCAATGAGCACTTTGAACAAGTTCACAATTTTggccatgaaaaaaaaaaaaaaaaaaaactacagtAAAAGGAAATTTGTCTCACTCCTCAATATCGCTTCATCTCTTCGTAAATGTTTATATTAGATCCATTGAATCTTTTATATTaggtttattatttattgagTATTCTATATTAGGTTTATTGTATGAAAGAAATATTGATGTGTTTGTAACTAATTCATGTATTTTTCTTTAACAAGTATGATAAGCATTGATACGAAGAAAAGAACACATGCACATTAGAGGATAAGGTCCATTTAAATGGGTTTCAATAACAATTTTACTGAGAATTTCAACCCAGtcgaagagaaaaaaaaaaaatttcccacACCAACAAGTCACAAAGTTATAGTATCTTAAAAAATGAGATCCATGATTACATAAAGGGTTCCTCAAACTAAGGGCGCTTTATTCAATTGAAAATTTAAGAgatttttatggaatttaaaTTGGTTTGTCGAGatttcatgtaaattttttattcattccctcgaaatttcataaaaatagataagatttgtggatgcttaaaatacactacgaaatctcttcaATTCTCTCGAATTCCTCAAccttttcaaattctttaaaatcagtttctaattgaatacaagtaaaatgttttaaacttctttaaaattctaattgaacaCATCCAGatttttaaggattttaataaaatatctcaaaatcttaattgatTACACTTTAAATTTCAGATAGtcacttaaaatcttgattgaatactCCTAGAtttactaaaataattaaaatcccTCGAAATTCCAATTGAATGCACCCCAATAAATCACTTGTTCTTCTAAAGACAATCCCATTCTTGCCAGTTGCAACCTTGTTTGCCTTCTTTCGAGTAtaagtgagttttgtgtggagaATTGCATGCATATGGCGAGCGTTGTTCACCACATGCCGCAACGAAGAAGTATCGTCGGATGCATCAAGTTTTAATGTAGCAAGAACATGTTGTAGAGTCTACCAAAATTATTAAGAGAGATTATGTTCACACACCCCCCCCTCCCCAAATTACTTTCCCTacacctttttatttttttaatatttttgataTTCTACACAccacttgatagaaaaatattaaaaaattaaaagggtgtggaGAAAGAATTTAGTGTGCGAATATAATCTGTGAATTATTAAAGCAATCACACAAATGAGAGCATCTCTACAgcatctcatttggagatggtATGAGAAAATTATTAAATCA
Encoded proteins:
- the LOC103428146 gene encoding 65-kDa microtubule-associated protein 1, whose amino-acid sequence is MAVADAQNPRVGETTCGSLLQKLQEIWNEVGESDEERDKMLLQLEQECLDVYKRKVELAAKSRAQLLQALSDSRLELSSLLSALGEKSFTGVPEKTSGTIKEQLGAIAPLLEQLWEQKEERVKEFTDVQSQIQKICGEIAGNSNLSDSPAVDESDLSLKKLDEFQSQLHDLQKEKSERLHKVLEFVSTVHDLCAVLGLDFLSTVTEVHPSLNDSTGVRTKSISNDTLSRLARTVLALKEDKEQRLHKLQESATQLIDLWNLMDTPDEERRLFEHVTCNISASVDEVTVPGSLALDLIEQTEVEVDRLDQLKSSRMKEIAFKKQAELEEIFARAHVEIDTEAAREKIMELIDSGNVEPTELLADMDDQIAKAMDEALSRKDILDKVEKWMSACEEESWLEDYNRDENRYNASRGAHLNLKRAEKARILVNKIPALVDTLVAKTRGWEEERGISFTYDGVPLLAMLDEYAMLRQEREEEKRRMRDQKKYQELQHTEQETIFGSKPSPARPVGTKKVVGPRANGGPNGTPSRRLSLNAHQNGSRSVVKDGKRDLRPVAPMNYVEMAKEDAASHISGTDTVPASP